The following are encoded in a window of uncultured Pseudomonas sp. genomic DNA:
- a CDS encoding Na+/H+ antiporter NhaC family protein encodes MSAIVLAVLVMVTLSLLRVSVVFALIVSAVVGGLFAGMPIGDIVSAFNSGLGGGAPVALAYATLGAFAIALSRTGLSQKMSRSVVSYINAGNHSGSHLTVIKWSMLSSLILAGFASGTVIPVHIAFIPILVPPLLHVMNRLQLDRRAVACVITFSITVMYMCVPVGFGSIFLNDILIAQINSAGQPSGFSVTAGMAPQAMLLPVLGMLVGLGIALLVTYRRKRGYQDLPIEGSHEEQAISLSSKQLGMIVLALVLALVVQLWTGSMVFGGLVGFSVITMSGVIRWSEQDNVFTQGMRLMAMVGFIMIAASGFAGVMNATGEIPTLVSSSVELIGDNRGLAALVMLLVGLLITMGIGSSFSTVPIIAAIYVPLALSFGFSPLAVIALVGTAAALGDAGSPASDSTLGPTAGLNADGQHDHIWDTVVPTFLHFNLPLIAFGWAAAMVL; translated from the coding sequence ATGAGCGCAATTGTATTGGCCGTTCTGGTGATGGTGACCCTGAGTTTGCTGAGGGTCTCGGTGGTGTTTGCCTTGATCGTTTCGGCAGTGGTGGGCGGGCTGTTTGCCGGCATGCCGATTGGCGACATTGTTTCGGCCTTTAATAGTGGGTTGGGCGGCGGAGCGCCGGTGGCGCTGGCGTATGCCACGCTGGGGGCGTTCGCCATCGCACTGTCGCGCACCGGCCTGTCACAGAAAATGTCGCGCAGCGTGGTGAGCTACATCAATGCGGGCAATCATTCGGGCAGTCATTTAACCGTTATCAAGTGGAGCATGCTGTCGAGCTTGATCTTGGCCGGTTTCGCCTCCGGCACGGTGATTCCAGTACACATTGCCTTTATTCCGATCCTGGTACCGCCGTTGTTGCATGTGATGAACCGCCTGCAGCTGGATCGTCGCGCGGTCGCCTGTGTCATTACCTTCTCTATCACTGTGATGTATATGTGTGTGCCGGTGGGTTTTGGCAGCATTTTCCTCAACGATATTCTGATCGCCCAGATCAATAGCGCTGGTCAGCCGTCAGGTTTCAGCGTGACCGCAGGTATGGCACCGCAAGCGATGCTGCTTCCTGTGCTGGGCATGCTGGTGGGGCTTGGCATTGCGTTGCTGGTGACCTACAGACGCAAGCGCGGCTATCAGGATCTGCCCATCGAAGGCTCCCATGAAGAGCAGGCCATAAGCCTGAGTTCCAAACAGCTGGGGATGATCGTGTTAGCCCTGGTGTTGGCGCTGGTGGTGCAGCTGTGGACCGGCTCGATGGTATTCGGCGGTTTGGTTGGCTTCTCCGTCATCACCATGAGTGGGGTCATCCGCTGGAGTGAGCAAGACAATGTGTTCACCCAGGGCATGCGCTTGATGGCCATGGTGGGCTTTATCATGATCGCTGCTTCGGGGTTTGCAGGGGTGATGAATGCCACCGGGGAAATTCCGACACTGGTCAGCAGTTCGGTAGAGCTGATTGGTGATAACCGTGGTTTGGCGGCGCTGGTCATGCTGCTGGTGGGGCTGTTGATCACCATGGGCATTGGTTCTTCCTTTTCCACTGTGCCGATCATCGCGGCCATCTATGTGCCCTTGGCGTTGAGCTTTGGCTTCTCACCACTGGCGGTCATCGCCCTGGTTGGAACGGCTGCCGCACTCGGTGATGCCGGCTCGCCGGCCTCGGACTCGACCCTGGGCCCGACTGCTGGCCTCAACGCCGATGGTCAACACGATCATATCTGGGACACCGTGGTCCCGACCTTCCTGCATTTCAACCTGCCGCTGATTGCCTTTGGTTGGGCCGCGGCCATGGTGTTGTGA
- a CDS encoding phytanoyl-CoA dioxygenase family protein yields MTLQTSEFKLTADQVEEFQRHGAICIRQLFSAEEVALLTTGIEQNLAKPSERAKVASSPDDPGWFFEDFCNWQEVAAYRQFIFDSRVGAVAAQLMQSTTARLYHDHLLVKEPNTQQRTPWHQDQPYYNVEGRQNCSMWMPVDPVSREATLEFVGGSHLGPWLMPRTFLDNQARWFPEGSLADLPDIEADRAAWNILGWQLEPGDVVFFHMLTLHASAGVSGNRRRRAFSVRFLGDDMRHAPRHWKTSPEFPGLVEELAEGAPLEHPLFPLLYPQQSV; encoded by the coding sequence ATGACGTTACAAACCAGTGAGTTCAAGTTAACCGCAGATCAGGTGGAAGAGTTTCAGCGCCATGGCGCAATCTGCATTCGGCAGTTGTTCAGTGCTGAGGAGGTAGCCCTGCTGACGACGGGCATCGAACAGAATTTGGCCAAGCCCAGCGAGCGCGCCAAGGTTGCCAGTAGCCCGGATGATCCAGGCTGGTTCTTTGAAGACTTCTGCAACTGGCAGGAGGTTGCTGCCTATCGGCAGTTCATCTTCGATAGCCGTGTGGGGGCGGTGGCCGCGCAGCTGATGCAAAGCACTACAGCGCGTCTGTATCACGACCACCTGCTGGTGAAGGAGCCCAATACCCAGCAGCGTACGCCTTGGCACCAGGATCAGCCCTATTACAACGTCGAGGGCCGGCAGAACTGCAGCATGTGGATGCCGGTGGATCCGGTCTCCCGCGAGGCTACGCTGGAGTTTGTTGGCGGCTCGCACCTGGGGCCCTGGCTGATGCCGCGAACCTTCCTGGACAACCAGGCGCGCTGGTTCCCGGAAGGCAGTCTGGCTGATTTGCCGGATATCGAAGCGGACCGTGCGGCCTGGAATATTCTCGGCTGGCAGCTCGAGCCGGGGGATGTGGTGTTCTTCCATATGCTCACGCTGCACGCCTCGGCGGGTGTTAGCGGCAACCGGCGGCGTCGGGCGTTCTCGGTGCGCTTCCTTGGCGACGACATGCGCCACGCGCCACGCCACTGGAAAACCTCGCCGGAATTCCCGGGCCTGGTCGAGGAGTTGGCGGAGGGCGCGCCGCTGGAGCACCCGCTGTTCCCGCTGCTCTACCCGCAGCAGTCGGTATAA
- the hutI gene encoding imidazolonepropionase — protein MNKLWLNCHAATMVGGRYSIIENAALVTRAERIEWIGPRAELPVGDYAETIDLGGAWLTPGLIDCHTHLVFGGDRSAEFEQRLEGVSYAEIAAAGGGIASTVRATRAASEDELFASAEQRLRSLLGDGVTTLEIKSGYGLDLASERKMLQVARRLGASLPVTVRATCLAAHALPAEYAGRSDDYIDLVCREILPTLAAEGLVDAVDAFCEHLAFSPAQVERVFQCARELGLPIKLHAEQLSSLHGSSLAARYGALSADHLEFIDEADAKAMAAAGSVAVMLPGAFYFLRETQLPPVQMLREHGVSMAIASDLNPGTSPALSLRLMMNMACTLFRMTPEEALAGVTLNAAKALGLDDSHGSLESGKVADFVAWDIARPAELAYWLGGELPKRVIRHAEELSDV, from the coding sequence ATGAATAAACTCTGGCTCAATTGCCACGCCGCCACGATGGTCGGCGGCCGTTACTCGATCATCGAGAATGCGGCGTTGGTCACGCGTGCCGAACGCATCGAGTGGATTGGCCCGCGCGCCGAGCTGCCGGTCGGCGACTACGCCGAAACCATCGATCTGGGCGGCGCTTGGTTGACGCCGGGGCTGATCGACTGCCATACCCATCTGGTGTTTGGCGGCGATCGCAGCGCTGAATTCGAGCAGCGCCTGGAAGGCGTCAGCTATGCCGAGATTGCCGCGGCCGGTGGCGGCATTGCCAGCACTGTACGCGCCACCCGTGCAGCCAGCGAGGATGAGCTGTTCGCCAGTGCCGAGCAGCGTCTGCGCAGCCTGCTGGGTGATGGCGTGACCACGCTGGAGATTAAGTCCGGTTACGGTCTCGACCTGGCCAGCGAACGCAAGATGTTGCAGGTGGCTCGCCGCCTAGGCGCAAGCCTGCCAGTCACCGTGCGCGCCACCTGCCTGGCCGCCCATGCGTTGCCAGCGGAATACGCCGGGCGCAGCGATGACTACATCGACCTGGTGTGCCGCGAGATACTGCCAACCCTGGCTGCGGAAGGGCTGGTGGATGCGGTCGATGCCTTCTGTGAGCACCTGGCGTTCTCGCCGGCGCAGGTCGAGCGGGTATTTCAGTGCGCCCGTGAGTTGGGGCTGCCGATCAAGCTGCATGCCGAGCAGCTTTCATCCTTGCATGGCTCCAGCCTGGCGGCGCGCTACGGTGCCTTGTCAGCCGATCATTTGGAGTTTATCGATGAGGCCGATGCCAAGGCCATGGCTGCTGCCGGCAGCGTTGCGGTAATGCTGCCCGGTGCCTTCTACTTCCTGCGCGAAACGCAACTGCCGCCGGTGCAGATGCTGCGTGAGCATGGCGTGAGCATGGCGATCGCCAGTGACCTTAATCCCGGTACCTCGCCGGCGCTGTCGCTGCGGTTGATGATGAATATGGCCTGCACCCTGTTCCGCATGACGCCGGAGGAGGCGCTGGCGGGGGTGACCCTCAACGCGGCCAAGGCTTTGGGCCTGGACGACAGCCACGGCAGCCTGGAATCCGGCAAGGTCGCCGACTTTGTCGCCTGGGACATCGCCCGCCCGGCAGAGTTGGCTTATTGGCTCGGCGGCGAACTGCCCAAACGAGTGATCCGCCATGCTGAGGAGCTGAGCGATGTCTGA
- the hutG gene encoding N-formylglutamate deformylase: MSEINHAFEFNPGRVPLLISMPHAGLRLTPAVEAGLVEQARNLPDTDWHIPQLYDFAAEMGASTLAAGYSRYVVDLNRPADDKPLYATATTGLYPSTLFDGTPLFRDGLEPSSEERARYLAEIWTPYHQALAAELARLKGEFGYAILFDAHSIASHVPRLFDGRLPDFNLGTNEGASCSEQLAQQLKQVCAAAPHFSHVLNGRFKGGHITRHYGSPADNIHAIQLELAQCTYMDEVQPYSYRAELAEPVRALLRQLLEAQLHWGRVHYGR; this comes from the coding sequence ATGTCTGAGATCAACCACGCTTTCGAGTTCAACCCTGGTCGTGTACCGCTGTTGATCAGCATGCCGCATGCCGGCCTACGCCTGACGCCGGCAGTGGAGGCGGGGTTGGTCGAGCAGGCGCGTAACCTGCCAGACACCGACTGGCATATCCCCCAGCTCTACGACTTCGCCGCAGAAATGGGGGCCAGCACCCTGGCTGCTGGCTACTCGCGTTATGTGGTCGACCTCAATCGGCCGGCCGACGACAAGCCGTTGTATGCCACGGCAACCACCGGCTTGTACCCCTCGACGTTATTCGATGGTACGCCGCTGTTTCGTGACGGTCTTGAGCCCTCAAGCGAGGAGCGCGCGCGTTATCTGGCGGAGATCTGGACGCCTTATCATCAAGCCCTGGCCGCTGAGCTGGCGCGGTTGAAGGGCGAGTTTGGCTACGCCATATTGTTCGACGCCCACTCGATTGCCTCCCACGTGCCGCGCCTGTTCGACGGCCGCCTACCGGACTTCAACCTGGGTACCAATGAAGGTGCCAGCTGCAGCGAGCAATTGGCGCAACAGCTAAAGCAGGTGTGCGCCGCCGCGCCGCACTTCAGTCACGTGCTGAACGGGCGCTTCAAGGGTGGGCATATCACCCGGCATTACGGCAGCCCAGCAGACAATATCCACGCTATTCAGCTGGAGTTGGCGCAGTGCACCTATATGGATGAGGTACAGCCCTACAGCTACCGCGCTGAACTGGCCGAACCGGTGCGTGCGCTGCTGCGCCAGTTGTTGGAGGCCCAGTTGCACTGGGGCAGGGTGCACTACGGGCGTTAA
- a CDS encoding DUF3509 domain-containing protein: MENINRELVEQLFSPLRATFSPPRPDGGVVLSLLDAGDATAYSRVLSAAQRADPQAFAQSLEDIRLELAMRSGSIPADMRKALKEQDSVLSYHAN, encoded by the coding sequence ATGGAAAACATTAATCGCGAACTCGTTGAGCAGCTGTTTTCTCCACTGCGCGCCACATTCAGCCCACCCCGACCAGATGGCGGAGTGGTCCTCTCCCTACTCGATGCCGGCGACGCCACAGCCTATAGCCGTGTACTCAGCGCCGCTCAACGCGCCGATCCGCAAGCCTTTGCACAGAGTCTTGAAGACATACGCCTAGAGCTCGCCATGCGCTCTGGCAGCATTCCCGCAGACATGCGCAAGGCACTCAAGGAACAGGACAGCGTCCTCAGTTACCACGCGAACTGA
- the dnaX gene encoding DNA polymerase III subunit gamma/tau produces MSYQVLARKWRPRSFNEMVGQTHVLKALINALDSQRLHHAYLFTGTRGVGKTTIARIIAKCLNCETGISSTPCGVCSICKEIDDGRFIDLIEVDAASRTKVEDTRELLDNVQYSPSRGRFKVYLIDEVHMLSTSSFNALLKTLEEPPPHVKFLLATTDPQKLPVTVLSRCLQFSLKNMPPERVVDHLTHVLAAENIPFENDALWLLGRAADGSMRDAMSLTDQAIAFGEGKVLAADVRAMLGTLDHGQVYGVLHALLEGDARGLIDAVRHLAEQGPDWSGVLSEMLNVLHRVAIAQALPEAVDNGQGDRERVLELARVLPSEDVQFYYQMGLIGRRDLPLSPDPRSGFEMVLLRMLAFRPADTHDAPRVVLKPLGISQATADPATNPVAGTALAAPVSDPVAIPPAPPSAPAVAAPLTLPVSVPAAVGSQVPSATESVEEPAVQAPPAEAAPAVVVNLPWDEPAQVPVTEVLASVAPIAGGVMADAPQPAVLEARQVEAEPLADDDDEPPLGDYDYVEMDAESFDYDFDAVERSEPAEPEVLPAAQPATGLAADWLELFPKLGLSGMTGSIGANCTLISIEGDNWLLHLDPAQSALFNSTQQRRLNDALNQFHGRELNVLIELHKPEQETPAQAAARKRANRQRDAEASIEKDPLIQQMIQQFAAVIRADSIEPLDTPVNP; encoded by the coding sequence ATGAGTTATCAGGTTCTTGCACGTAAGTGGCGTCCGCGCTCGTTCAACGAAATGGTTGGCCAGACGCATGTGCTCAAAGCGCTGATCAATGCGCTCGATAGCCAGCGTCTGCACCATGCCTACTTGTTCACGGGCACGCGTGGGGTGGGCAAAACTACGATTGCGCGGATTATTGCCAAGTGCCTGAATTGTGAAACTGGCATCAGCTCGACGCCTTGTGGTGTTTGTTCGATCTGCAAAGAGATTGATGACGGCCGCTTTATTGATCTGATTGAGGTCGACGCAGCCAGCCGGACTAAGGTTGAAGACACCCGCGAGTTGCTCGACAACGTGCAGTACTCGCCTAGCCGCGGACGCTTCAAGGTTTATCTGATCGACGAAGTGCACATGCTCTCGACCAGTTCCTTCAACGCGCTGTTGAAAACACTGGAAGAGCCACCGCCTCACGTGAAATTCCTCTTGGCTACAACTGACCCGCAGAAACTGCCGGTCACGGTGTTGTCGCGCTGCTTACAGTTTTCGCTGAAGAACATGCCGCCGGAGCGGGTGGTTGATCACCTTACCCATGTTCTGGCGGCAGAAAATATCCCGTTCGAAAATGACGCGCTTTGGTTGCTCGGTCGCGCGGCCGACGGCTCCATGCGTGACGCCATGAGCTTGACCGATCAGGCGATTGCCTTTGGCGAGGGCAAGGTGCTCGCGGCCGATGTACGCGCCATGCTGGGGACCCTCGACCATGGGCAGGTTTACGGCGTGTTGCACGCTCTGCTGGAGGGGGATGCTCGGGGGCTTATTGACGCGGTGCGTCACCTCGCTGAGCAAGGGCCTGACTGGAGCGGTGTGCTGTCCGAGATGCTCAACGTGCTGCACCGAGTAGCCATTGCCCAGGCGCTGCCCGAGGCAGTAGACAACGGCCAAGGTGATCGCGAGCGAGTACTTGAACTGGCGCGGGTTTTACCCAGTGAGGACGTGCAGTTCTATTATCAGATGGGCCTGATTGGTCGGCGCGATTTACCGTTATCGCCTGATCCGCGCAGCGGCTTCGAAATGGTGTTGCTGCGTATGTTGGCATTCCGCCCAGCGGATACCCATGATGCGCCCAGGGTAGTGTTAAAGCCGCTGGGGATTAGCCAGGCCACTGCTGATCCCGCGACCAACCCAGTGGCCGGTACTGCTCTCGCAGCCCCGGTCAGTGATCCTGTTGCTATTCCCCCAGCGCCTCCGTCGGCTCCAGCTGTGGCGGCGCCACTCACGCTGCCTGTTAGCGTACCTGCTGCTGTCGGGTCGCAAGTTCCGTCAGCGACTGAAAGTGTCGAAGAGCCGGCTGTTCAGGCTCCGCCAGCCGAGGCTGCACCTGCCGTAGTTGTTAATCTTCCCTGGGACGAGCCGGCTCAAGTCCCGGTTACTGAGGTATTAGCGTCAGTCGCGCCTATTGCTGGCGGCGTGATGGCTGACGCGCCGCAACCTGCCGTGCTCGAGGCGCGGCAGGTCGAGGCGGAGCCGTTGGCGGATGACGATGATGAGCCGCCGCTGGGCGATTACGACTATGTCGAGATGGATGCCGAGTCGTTTGACTATGATTTTGATGCGGTGGAGCGCAGCGAGCCTGCCGAGCCAGAAGTATTACCCGCCGCCCAGCCGGCAACAGGGCTTGCTGCTGACTGGCTGGAGTTGTTTCCGAAGCTCGGTTTGTCTGGGATGACCGGTAGTATCGGAGCCAACTGCACCTTGATTTCTATTGAGGGCGACAACTGGTTGTTGCATCTTGATCCAGCCCAGTCGGCGCTGTTTAACTCAACTCAGCAGCGGCGTCTTAATGACGCGCTTAATCAATTTCACGGGCGCGAACTCAACGTATTGATCGAGCTACACAAGCCCGAGCAGGAGACTCCAGCGCAGGCAGCGGCGCGTAAACGCGCTAATCGACAGCGTGACGCGGAAGCGTCGATTGAGAAGGATCCATTGATCCAGCAAATGATTCAGCAATTCGCAGCGGTGATTCGCGCGGACAGCATTGAACCCCTAGATACGCCTGTTAACCCCTAA
- a CDS encoding YbaB/EbfC family nucleoid-associated protein — MMKGGMAGLMKQAQQMQEKMQKMQEELANAEVTGQSGAGLVSVVMTGRHDIKRVSLDDSLMQEDKEILEDLIAAAVNDAVRKVEQNSQDKMSGVTAGMQMPPGFKMPF, encoded by the coding sequence ATGATGAAAGGTGGCATGGCCGGCCTGATGAAGCAGGCTCAGCAGATGCAGGAAAAAATGCAGAAGATGCAGGAAGAGTTGGCTAACGCCGAAGTTACCGGTCAATCCGGTGCTGGCTTGGTCAGCGTGGTCATGACTGGGCGTCACGATATCAAGCGTGTCAGCCTGGATGACAGCCTGATGCAGGAGGACAAGGAAATCCTCGAAGACCTGATTGCCGCTGCGGTAAACGATGCCGTGCGCAAGGTTGAGCAGAACAGTCAGGACAAGATGTCTGGTGTGACAGCAGGTATGCAGATGCCCCCAGGCTTCAAAATGCCATTCTAA
- the recR gene encoding recombination mediator RecR gives MSFSPLIRHLIDSLRILPGVGQKTAQRMALQMLERDRPGALRLAQALTQAMDGVGYCKQCRSLSEEAECQLCLDPRRDDRLLCVVEGPMDVYAVEHTGFRGRYFVLKGHLSPLDGLGPEAIGIPELLARIAAGSFEEVILATNPTVEGEATAHYIAQLLAGKGLIASRIAHGMPLGGELELVDGGTLAHSIAGRRPILL, from the coding sequence ATGAGCTTTAGTCCGCTGATCCGCCATCTGATTGACTCTCTGCGCATTCTTCCTGGCGTTGGGCAAAAGACTGCTCAGCGTATGGCGCTGCAGATGCTTGAGCGTGATCGTCCTGGAGCATTGCGTCTGGCCCAGGCGCTGACGCAGGCGATGGACGGGGTCGGGTACTGCAAGCAATGCCGCAGCCTGAGCGAGGAGGCCGAGTGCCAGCTGTGTCTTGATCCGCGGCGCGATGATCGCCTGCTCTGCGTAGTCGAAGGGCCAATGGATGTTTATGCCGTCGAGCACACAGGGTTTCGCGGGCGCTATTTTGTTCTCAAAGGGCATTTGTCACCCCTCGACGGCCTAGGCCCTGAGGCGATTGGCATTCCCGAACTGCTTGCGCGGATCGCAGCGGGTAGTTTCGAGGAGGTGATTCTGGCGACCAATCCAACAGTCGAGGGTGAGGCAACAGCGCATTACATCGCTCAGCTATTGGCGGGTAAAGGTTTGATTGCCTCGCGCATTGCCCACGGCATGCCCCTGGGCGGTGAGCTGGAGTTGGTCGACGGCGGTACTCTGGCGCACTCGATTGCTGGGCGACGGCCTATCTTGCTCTAG
- a CDS encoding acyl-CoA dehydrogenase family protein — translation MSALQEYFDDSHQLVRDSVRRFVEREILPHINEWEEAEEFPRELYLKAGAAGILGIGYPEAFGGSHEGDVFAKVAASEELMRSGSGGLVAGLGSLDIGLPPVVKWAKPELRQRIVPQVLAGEKIMALAVTEPSGGSDVANLKTRALRDGDFYRVTGSKTFITSGVRADYYTVAVRTGGDGFGGVSLLVVEKGTPGFTVGRKLKKMGWWASDTAELFFDDCKVPVDNLIGVENMGFACIMANFQSERLSLAIMANMTAQLALEEALKWAKEREAFGKPIGKFQVLKHRLAEMATQLEVSRDFTYRQAAKMAAGKSVIKEISMAKNFATDIADRLTYDAVQIMGGMGYMRESLVERLYRDNRILSIGGGSREIMNEIISKQMGL, via the coding sequence ATGTCTGCCTTGCAAGAATACTTTGATGATTCTCACCAGCTGGTGCGCGATTCAGTCCGGCGCTTTGTCGAACGCGAAATTCTGCCGCATATCAACGAGTGGGAGGAGGCTGAGGAGTTTCCCCGCGAGCTTTATCTGAAGGCCGGCGCGGCTGGAATCCTCGGCATTGGTTACCCAGAGGCTTTTGGTGGCAGTCATGAGGGTGATGTATTTGCCAAGGTCGCGGCCAGTGAGGAGTTAATGCGTTCGGGCTCTGGCGGCCTAGTGGCAGGGCTTGGCTCGTTGGATATCGGCCTGCCGCCCGTGGTGAAGTGGGCCAAGCCAGAGTTACGCCAACGTATCGTTCCGCAGGTACTTGCTGGCGAAAAGATCATGGCGCTGGCAGTGACTGAGCCATCGGGTGGTTCGGATGTGGCCAATCTAAAAACACGCGCGCTGCGTGACGGTGATTTCTACCGTGTCACCGGGAGCAAAACCTTCATCACCAGTGGCGTGCGGGCTGACTATTACACTGTGGCTGTGCGCACCGGCGGTGACGGTTTTGGCGGCGTCAGCTTGCTGGTGGTGGAGAAGGGTACCCCTGGCTTCACCGTAGGTCGCAAGCTGAAGAAAATGGGCTGGTGGGCGTCTGACACGGCCGAGTTGTTCTTTGATGACTGCAAGGTGCCGGTGGACAACCTGATCGGCGTAGAGAACATGGGCTTCGCCTGCATCATGGCCAACTTCCAGAGTGAGCGACTGTCATTGGCTATCATGGCTAACATGACGGCGCAGCTAGCCCTTGAAGAAGCATTGAAGTGGGCCAAGGAGCGCGAAGCGTTCGGTAAGCCGATCGGCAAGTTTCAAGTGCTCAAGCATCGCTTGGCCGAGATGGCGACGCAGCTAGAAGTGTCGCGTGACTTTACCTATCGGCAAGCGGCGAAGATGGCGGCTGGTAAAAGTGTGATCAAGGAAATATCCATGGCTAAAAACTTTGCCACTGATATTGCCGACCGCCTGACTTACGATGCGGTGCAGATCATGGGGGGCATGGGGTACATGCGCGAAAGCCTGGTAGAGCGGCTGTACCGTGATAACCGCATTCTGTCGATTGGCGGTGGCTCGCGTGAGATCATGAACGAGATCATCAGTAAGCAGATGGGTTTATAG
- a CDS encoding cold-shock protein encodes MANRETGTVKWFNDEKGFGFITPTNGGDDLFVHFKAIQSDGFKSLKEGQTVTYVAARGQKGMQAEEVQVA; translated from the coding sequence ATGGCAAATCGCGAAACTGGCACCGTCAAATGGTTCAACGATGAGAAAGGCTTCGGCTTCATTACCCCGACTAACGGCGGCGATGACCTCTTCGTTCACTTTAAAGCCATCCAAAGCGACGGTTTCAAAAGCCTGAAAGAAGGCCAGACTGTTACCTACGTGGCCGCTCGCGGTCAGAAAGGTATGCAAGCTGAAGAGGTACAGGTAGCTTAA
- a CDS encoding cation:proton antiporter family protein has protein sequence MIEAAWIAFAFGMGLAARIIGLPPLVGYLGAGFALAGAGEHLGFGPHDSAALQHIAHLGVLLLLFTVGLKLKPSNLLRREVIGGGLLHFVISSVLFLPAIMLLLDLPWHQCLLLACALSFSSTVLAAKVLESKRELRAFHGRVAIGVLVIQDLIALLVMSLAAGDLPSPWALLVFGLPFLRPLLFRLLDVSGHEELMLLLGLLLALAVGGFGFEQLGLSSELGALAFGALLAKHKRATELSNSLWGIKEIFLVGFFLQIGIAGLPDADALMFALVMTVLLPLKGVLFFFLFLLFRLRARSAFLTSVSLTNYSEFGLIMVSVVMPQWLIPLAITVALSFVISAPLNRMVHPLYELLARRLIPFERNIRHPDEQPLSLGDAQTLVMGMGRTGRAAYDYLTEQGYRVVGLDSDPVVIEQSKAAGRKVLFADGEDSVFWQHLDMPGIDAVILTLNDEEAKIIATQKLRERGFSGLVVSHALYEDIARRIQDAGADRTYLTMSEAGSGLAEHVIRTLETRTEAS, from the coding sequence ATGATTGAAGCCGCCTGGATTGCTTTCGCCTTTGGCATGGGTTTGGCTGCGCGAATAATAGGTCTGCCGCCATTGGTCGGCTATCTGGGTGCAGGCTTTGCCCTGGCGGGGGCTGGCGAACACCTCGGTTTTGGCCCGCATGACAGTGCTGCGCTGCAGCACATTGCTCATTTGGGTGTATTGCTGTTGCTGTTTACCGTAGGCCTTAAGCTGAAGCCGAGTAACTTGTTGCGCCGTGAAGTGATTGGCGGTGGGCTGCTGCACTTCGTCATTTCCAGCGTGTTGTTTCTACCGGCGATCATGCTGCTGCTCGATCTGCCTTGGCATCAGTGTTTATTACTGGCGTGTGCCTTGTCGTTTTCCAGTACGGTGCTGGCGGCCAAGGTGCTCGAAAGCAAACGCGAGCTGCGCGCATTCCACGGGCGTGTAGCGATTGGCGTGCTGGTGATTCAGGATCTCATAGCCTTGCTGGTAATGAGCCTGGCGGCCGGCGATTTGCCTTCACCATGGGCGTTGCTGGTGTTCGGCCTGCCGTTTCTTCGTCCTTTGCTGTTTCGCTTACTCGATGTCAGTGGCCACGAGGAGTTGATGCTGTTGCTCGGCTTGCTCTTGGCGCTGGCGGTCGGTGGTTTCGGTTTTGAGCAGTTGGGGCTGAGTTCAGAGCTGGGGGCGTTGGCATTCGGGGCTCTTTTGGCGAAGCACAAACGGGCTACGGAACTGTCCAACTCCTTGTGGGGGATCAAGGAGATTTTCCTCGTTGGCTTCTTTCTGCAGATCGGTATTGCTGGTCTTCCGGATGCTGACGCGTTGATGTTTGCGTTGGTAATGACGGTGTTATTGCCGCTCAAAGGTGTGCTGTTCTTCTTTTTGTTTCTGCTCTTTCGCTTGCGCGCACGCAGCGCCTTCCTCACCAGCGTTAGCCTGACCAATTACAGTGAGTTCGGCCTGATTATGGTCAGCGTGGTGATGCCGCAGTGGCTGATTCCGTTGGCCATTACGGTGGCGCTGTCCTTTGTTATTTCGGCGCCACTTAACCGGATGGTTCACCCGCTGTACGAGTTGCTGGCCAGGCGGTTGATTCCCTTTGAACGCAATATTCGCCACCCCGATGAGCAACCCCTGTCCCTGGGAGATGCGCAGACGCTGGTGATGGGCATGGGCCGTACTGGTCGCGCGGCTTACGATTATTTAACCGAGCAGGGCTATCGCGTGGTGGGGCTGGACTCCGACCCGGTGGTGATCGAGCAGAGCAAGGCGGCAGGTCGTAAAGTGCTGTTCGCCGATGGTGAGGATTCGGTGTTTTGGCAGCACCTGGATATGCCAGGGATTGATGCGGTGATTCTTACGCTTAACGATGAAGAAGCGAAGATTATTGCTACGCAGAAACTGCGCGAACGTGGTTTCAGCGGCCTGGTGGTGTCCCATGCCTTGTACGAGGACATCGCTAGACGTATCCAGGATGCAGGAGCCGACCGGACCTACCTGACCATGAGCGAAGCTGGTTCGGGTCTGGCCGAGCATGTGATCAGGACACTGGAGACCCGCACCGAAGCTTCCTGA